A segment of the Populus nigra chromosome 12, ddPopNigr1.1, whole genome shotgun sequence genome:
TGCAGGACACAGGATAAACTTGTTTATACACATGAGAGGAGTTGGGAAGGGCTTCGATAGCTATTTATTTGTCAGATACATAGTTCCAAATACTTAATGCAGCCTCCCAATCCCAGGTCCTGTATGCAGCTGAAGTGTCTTGCTGGGGACAACCTGAAGAACACCTGGTAGTTCTGCAATGAAAAGCAAGTACATGATTATGAGATTAAAGATTTGTCAATATTGCTAATGGCAGAAAAGGACATGTGAAAATATATCCAATGCACAATTCTAAATGGTAATTCAAAAGTCAAAAACATTCAACAGTGTCGGGAGCATACAGACACTGTCTTAAACGTGAACCAAAACCACCACCTCCAATAACAGCCATCATGCACCTCATATTTCACGCCTCCTTTCGTAGGTATCATATGCATTTGAAATTGGTTGTTTTGCAAACAAAGAATTACACACAGTTAAACAGGATTTTCTCAAGTATTAGCTTATGATATTGAAAAGTAATATCATGAAAAAGCACATGCTGATTTATCAAAACTCCGAGTATAATTCAAAGCATATAGCATACCACAACAGCCAATGAAAAGCAGACTTCACGAAATCCATTATCCATCAATAAATTCATGCAAAATTCTTATGTAGAGAGCCTAAATAATAAATCCATCAACTTGAAGATAAACAAATAAAGGCTCCCATGTCAAGGATCTAATTCTaccttaaaaagaaagaaacctcAATTAGTTCTTCCCCTTTAACCTACGGATTAAGGAACACGATAGTCAAAACAAGACGATCAATCTATGAAGAAGACAAAAGAAGATTAACAACTTCAAGATTTTCAGaagtgaaaatttaaaaaagtcttCACACTTTTCTAATCTCAAAACATACAAGCTCAATTCCAATTCTAACAACaatattctaaattaaaaaaaaagcccatTAACCTATGAAAGCAATTCAAtcagaaattaagaaaaagatgcATACTTGAGATTTGTTCAACTTGTTCTGGTGTCAGCTTGGCAGAGAATCCACTTGCAGCTGTCTTGTAACTATAAATCAATGCCTCCTTTGCAGCATCCTCGCTATACAATACAAAAAACACACCAAATCTGAAAACCCAGTTCATAAATAATCATACGGATCTGAATTACAACGACAAACCCCACGGCACTACCTGCCAAGAACAGAGGCGAGGGTTCGGATATGGTAAGCCTCAGGCTCCTCATCCTGAGGTTTCTCAGTGTAGACAATCTGAACCGATTTTGATGAATCAGCCGTTGATGGAACAGACTCGGCCATTTCGATAACAAAGATGACGACGAGCAACAACAAAATTAACGATGGTGATGAAAAGAAGGAGAATTTGGTTCTTCTGTGCATATTGGATTTTGAGCTctgcttcttctctttcttataTACACAAAGTTAAATGGCTTTAAATCAGATTAATTCAACGATATCGTACTGCGCTTAGCCACCAAGTTACCTTTGTCGTTTTATGTTTGGGATCTTCGCCGTTTGAGGACACCCATGTCTTCTTACGCGCTAcgtggcttcttttttttcttttttctttttttctttttacaatttttcattattcactgatttttttttttatatatagatctAATGGGTATCGATTGTGGTCTCTTTGGCGTGTTTGACCCGCGTTTTAATaagagcattttttttatttttaattatttttttattattaaattattttgatcataatgttaaaattaaattttaaaattttaaaaattatattttaatatatttttaaataaaaaatattttaaataataataattattattatcatctcaaatatttttttatattataaattgagttaaagttttttttttatataaaaaaaatctatgatgttttttttgtgaaaaaaccAAGTGTTTTTCATATAAGGAGGAAGGACTTAATTGATGAATATTTGAAACTTTAGATACTAGATTCGgaagtttttaatttagaaaccTAATTGATAATGGATAATTTCGagattaatttgaagttttccATTTTCTCAAAATATTGGGATTCGTAAAACCCAACTAATTGGTACAAACTTCTtactttattcttaatttttacattaattaatgAAGTTCTCTTTtcagatgttttttaaaacgcactttttatatcaatttaatgcattctaaataaaataaataattatttatattaatattatcaatcTCCTGGATCAATTGAATTGGAAGTTCAACTAATCGACACTCATTTATGTTGGGTTTCATAGATAATTATTgacaataatgaaaaatataaataaaaaaattcagaaatttacctcatacaaaacattttttaaggtttttataataaaaaaatgtaatttaatgGCGTCAAGTAAGTGACGTGTCATCAAATTGACATAAGTTGAACGGAAGCACGTGattaatagttttgaaaaacaaaaagagcaaaaaataaaaaataaaaaataaaatttaaatgtttgtttgagaataaaatactaaaataaaaaataaaaatattttttttttgtaattaaaaaaagagtgatTAATCTGGGCTGGGTTAATTCCCGTGAGAGGGAGGAAATTTACAAATtcataaacttaaaataaataaataaataaatggaaaacatcgaaaatgagagaaaaatcaagGGTATATTAATAATTGAAATGTAAACGGATAGGATAAGTCGGTTCAAGCGCCCAGCTTCAAAGCTAAATAAGAAACAGCACAAAAGGGGAGAGCTTTTCGCTGCTCTCATTTCCAAAACAATGGCTACTTCTTCTTCCACAACACTTGTAGCTCTCTGTTCTTCTTTAACCACTCAATGCAAAATCTCCAATGCCCAAAACCCACCTCTCTCTAAATCTCTTTGCCTCTCCAAACCCAATTCCGGGTCTTTATCAAAGACCACTCAAAATTTATCCTCctcttctcttattttctcTAAAAGACCCACATTTTTTGCCAATCCCCCCAAGTTTTCTGAATCTGAAGCTCTTGTTGTTGAAGCAGAGCCTGAAGTACCTGTGTCAGAGGCTAACCCTGAGCCTGCTGCCACGCAGGTGGTTGAGGTTGCTAAGGAAGAGCCACCCAAGCGTGAGGAGATTTTTGCTGTTGTTATGGTGAGTACTGAATGACAGTGGAAATTCTaatttttgggccattaaagaTGTGTTTTTGATTGACGTGAgtgttttttgattgattttctgACTACCCAGATGGtttttagttatagtttttGTTTCAAGTGTGAGTTTATGATTAGCTAAGTGATTTTCTGGTTTTAAGCTATAATCTAGCTGCCATTTATGCCTCGGCAGACTAATATTTTGCTAATCAATGACtctgattgttttcttttttccaatggTGAATGTAATGCGGAGTAATTTAGAGGTTTTGAGAAGAtttgttgttgttcttttatGGTTTCCCTGTTAGTGACTTTTGCATAATTTGTCTGCTTTTTGCTCTGGGGCTTGtgtttcaattcttttttcagGTAGGATCTCGCCAGTACATTGTTATCCCGGGGCGATGGCTCTATGTGCAGAGGCTAAAAGGTGCTAATGTCAATGATAAGGTATAGGTTGCTACCATTTCCTTTTGTATCttgattagttaaaatattttcctaGCTAGTTGCAACCTTCACGTGGTTAGCATGTGTTGGTAGCTTACGTGGTAAGAATTGTTCTCTTGTCTACTCTTAACTTCGATTTGGGATTGCTATGGgaccttttttctctcttcaatgGTGAATGTGAAGCTCCAATCTCATAATGTCATCCTCAAGTGCATGCTTGATTGCTGATCAAACAATGATGAAAAGACAGCTCACTGCCAGTGATTGTAGTTACTTGAAATTCTGTACATTTGCCAATATTTTGTACAGTGGGCGTATTCTCTCatgcaaaaaagttttttttacccCACTTTTAAGAGGCGACAATGCCTTTAGATATTCGAAAAGCATTGATTTTAAATGCAATTTtccaaatcatttttattttgatttcaatcaGCCATGTGAAAATCCAGAAGGATGCTGCATTTCCTACgataatgttttcaaatcacTGCAGAATCGGATATTGCAGTATCAGTTGAGCCATGTAGGACAAGGCCATGACTGGATTTTATGGATATCCGGTCATGCCATGAACAAAAAGGCAatgctttttttaaaccaaaggCATTGCCTATGACACTGAAAAAAGAgagtttttcataaaaaaatacaccttTAGAGAAACCATCCTGCTTGCAGGTCAGATCAATTAGCTGGTTGTTTATATTTCTAATCTTTCACGTGTAGGAAATGATTTGCTTCCATGATGTGCAAGAACTTTTCATTACCCGTACATCCTGAAAATTCAACTGGGGAGAAGTCTAGATAGCTTTCAGGAAAAGCCGGAACGCCCATGTTAGAGATCTGCACATAGTTTTTTAACGTGTTGTAGATCCTAAAACTAAAACTGTCATGACTAATTATGTCCAATTCTTACACAAATTACagaatttgagagattttcCCTGAGTAAGTTGTTGAATGTAATGTGTTCTGGCTTAACATGACCTCTCTGGTGTTGACATCCAGTTTTCatctctatttgtttttttcattctatttcttttttacctccaaaaaaaaagaagaagaagaagaaatctcaGTGCTGCTACTATTTcttgttataaataaaaagctGATAATCAACCAAGGATTCTATTTATGGATTACACTGGCTTGCATCTCTGGCTCAATGTTAGAAAAGATCTAATTGATTAttccttatttttctattaGAGAAACATTATGTATCTGGTTTTGGCTGTAGTTTCTTTCACAGTTTGCATTTTGCCTTGATTTAAAAGTTCAGTCTTTGATTCTTCTGCAGGTAAATCTGAATAAGGTGTTACTTGTGGGAACAAGAACAAGTGCCTATATTGGAAAACCAGTGGTGACTAATGCTACTGTTCATGCTGTAGTTGAAGAGCAGGTAGATTTCATGACTGTCTGATTATATGTATCTTTTCTTTCAGATGgccttttacttttatttttgttctccgACTCTCTTTGGGCCCTTAATTTTTTCACTTGTATTATTATTGCAGGGATTAGATGCTAAAAAGATTGTCTTCAaatacaagaagaagaaaaactacaGGAGAAATATTGGTCACCGACAGGTAaatctgttttgtttttcacttcATGCATTACAGGCACATTAACttcaaaagttttatttgaagTGTGAGTTGAGTAAGCTGTGGCTATCCTTTTCTCTAATTAGTAATGCTAGAGATTCCAACACTTTAACTAGCACTCGTTTACTATTTAACACCACAATTATTAACGGGTAATGCTAGAGATACCAACATATAGGAGAGTTTATTAAGATCGAGATGTTGTATTTAGCTTACTTGGTGCCTGCTTGTCTTAGTTATGAGTTTTGCAGTTGTggtgtgaaaaaagaaaaaagctccCATGGAGAAGAAAGTTTTGTTGGAGAACTCTTTGGCTAAATGTCTTGTTGAAAGAAAGAACGTTTCGGAAGTATTTGGTGAAAACTGATATTAGAAGTTTTGTTGCCAATAAAATGACACAAAAGAACATGTATTATTTGCATAATAAAAGATGAGAAGAAAATTTTTCATTGATATACAACAAATAAAGGGAGGTATCTTAGTAATTCCTGGTGGTTTTACAATGGTTAAGTAAACCTggtggttttttctttcttcaaaagCAGTGTTTTGACCATGGTTTGAGGTGGATCGCATAAGGAGCTTCTTGTATCCAAATGGGTAAATATAGAAGGTGCGGTAGCAGCCCCAGCTGCATTGGGGGTACTTAATGTGGCACTTACCACTTAAGCTGCCACATTAGTTACCGAGTATGTGGGTCAAACcttaataaatgaaatttaatgaaAGAAGACTTCCATTGTTCTTTTGTCTACTTTGATTGATAGAAAGGACTTTCTGCTGCCTGATGTTTTTGAAACTGCTTTACTCAATTATGCAGCCAAATACTCGGATAAGGATAACAGGTATCACTGGCTATCAAGACTACCCTGTATCTACTCTTGATTCATAGGATTTTCTGGAGAGGTTTGGTTGAATGCTCTCGATGCACTGTGaagtttcttttttacttttgatgTTGTTGTAATTCCCCTTACAGGGCAACGTTTAGATTGAATAGTGACTTCtgatgttgaataatgaaaattaattttgcacAAGTGAATTATTTGTAGAACGCAAAAGTGTAGTGGATGACATAATTGTTAAGGTTAACCCTTAACAATAGTGAGAAATAGAAGATATAGTACAGAGAAAGAGATTCTGCAAAAAGCTCATCAGTTTTAACTTGTATTCCAAGGTATTGATACAAAAGAATTTATACGGACCTTTTGCCTTTCATTCCTAGCTAACTTGCCGTTATTAATTACCAACTTACTACTAAGAATCACATGTGAATTAATTCATCTACATGCAAAATGTGCTACTGCTAAGTCTTTTATTCTGCTACAACTCCTACTCCTGTTGCTTAAAAACTGCCAAGCTGATCCTTCATGCTGTAACTTCTTCAGTAGCTACCACAACATTACTGCCTACCTTTTTCTTTAATAGTGAAACATGAAAGACAGAATGAATTGATGCTTATTTTTGGTAATTGCAATCTATATGCTATTGCTCTAACTATTTGAACGATCAGATAGAACCATAAAATCATGGATTGAGCTCGAAATCCCTCAAAgccaacgtttttttttttttgataaggCTATAACGTTAAACACTCATAATCACCCACGACAAATTCCCTctagttctttcttttttgtgctTCTTGTTTCATTCTGTTTCTTGCCTTCTTCAATTGTAATTGTAAAAATTGATCTACACTACTTCTCCTCTATATCTCTTCCTCCACTACAACGACTGTGAAAGTCTCTCGATTAGATCATTCTCTTTGAGATGGTGAATATCAAAAGGAgacattttaattattgaatagAAGCTAGTGTCGTACCATCACTATGCAATAGATAGTCATTGATACCATTTTCTTGAATTGTGCATTTCCATGCACCTAAGATAGGTTTCTAGACACTAATTCATCCTTTCTGTTTGCCATCAGTTTGAAGATGGTCAGCAGAGCTCATAAGCAACTTGACCCCTAGCTTGTTGAATAACTCCTTCCGTGAACAAAAAGACTTGTAAGAACATAACCTTCAATCTCTTGTATGAATTTTGAATACCAACATACCCTTCAATACAAGAATGATGAACTTTCATTACTAATTTTGTTCTTAGATTTTTCTCAGAGCCAATCACCActctatttttaaatatcaccCGTCCTTAATAAGAATAATCTGGCTAGCTGTCTGGATTAATCATctgatgttttttgtttgagaGGATCATCTTTGTAAGCTTCTTTAATATCTTCCAAGGTATTGATACAGAAGAATTTATACACTCTTAGCCTTCCATTTCTAACTAGGTTACCGTTATTAACAGCCAACTACTAACTAACTTTGCTAACCACTAAGAATCACATATGAATTAACCTTGAGGAATAGTTCAACTGATCAGGTTTTGAGTTTGCTTTCTAATGATCACGAGTTCGAGTTTTTTTAGAGCTACTGGAgttttacatggtcgttaacttcaggcctcgtgagattagtcgaggtgcgcataaactagcccggacacccacattaattaaaaaataaaaagaatcaagtGTGAATTAATTCATCCACATGGAAAATTAAGTCTTTTATTCTGCTATAACTCCTGATGCTTATAAAACTGCAAAGCTGATCTTTCGTGTATACATGCTTGATAGCAAACTGCCgatgattgtttattttcatgTGATTTGATGGGTAAAGACTTtcataatttcattttctaCTCGAATTATGCAAGTCTTTTAGGTAGAACCCTATTTTCCTCTGACTTCTTTGTTATCTCTTTGCAGCTTATTTCTTTATCATTGATTGATTGTTTGGATTATAGGATTATAATAGTAATGgtggtttaaaataatttttatttaaaaatatattaaaataattatttttttaaaattatttttgatattagcaagttaaaacaatttaaaaataaaaataaattcaaaatttttaacatgatatacGCGGCGTTTCCATCGAAACTGATGCGAAAGTCGTAAAATGGCCAGCTCTTATGAATTTTTGGGCGAAGTGGCTGATCTAAACTCTGCTTGCTTTCGGTTGTCTTAGTCCTTACCGTTACATGGAGATGAGACAAGGGCATGGCCTCTATAGATTTGACGAGCCTTGATTGGAATTTAAATGAAAGAAGACTTCTTTTGTTCTTGCGTGACTTGCGTCTACTTTGATAGAAAGAACCTTCTACAGtctaatgtttgttttttttttttttttaaaatgcatccttttgttttttttcttctcgttCTCTCtgcaattcttttctttattcattcTCTCGGTAATGGTGAATGTGAAGCTCCATTCTCCTATTATGACCCTCGACTTCTCTAATGTGTGCAGGATTGCTAATCAAATAAGACGAAACACTGCTTACTTACAGTAGTGGATTGAAATTGAAGTCCTGTTCATTTTTCCAATATTACAGATGGCAGGAACATTATCACATGACGTtctccctttgttttttttttccagatcaaTGCTTTCAGAGATACCGGTTTTCTGGTCGAATCAaaggagaattttttttttttttaatgttttcaatccTTCGCGAATCACGAGGAATCAATATGCTTCTCTTAACGTGACAAGTCTTCCATCATATTTACAACCTGAAAATCACCATCGGGAGGAGAGGTCTCGATTGCTTTTCAGTTTTCAGAAACCTGAGCCAGGTGACTGGAACAAGGACTTTGCAAAGTCCTGCAGCCTGTTCCTGACTTGCTGCATCCCTCAGGTAAAACTGACTGAATTATGTCCGGTTCTTACACGAGTTGTTGCATTCATAACATTTGCCATTCAACATTGCTAGCATGCATTTCATGACCAGTGCTTGTGTTTCTGCTCAGTCTTCTGCTGATTAATGAATAAGCAAAACCAGAAAGCCAATAATCTGTCAATGCTACCTTAGTTAGTTGTTACAATCAACAGCAATACAACCTCGCATTAATCTTTCAAAGATCACGAAGGATTACAACACCTTCATAGAACATTGCTGGCTACCAACTGTATACATAATCCATATTGGGAGATCATTGAATCaacattacatgaaaaaaaaaaaagattataaagaAGAAACATGTACTTTTGTATCTTTATCTGTCATAGGGGAGAATTAATCAATCCATGTGTATCACATGCGAAGCAGGTGTCCTGCTGTGTGTTTGTGGCAAAAAGAAGGGTGCCGCCCAGCGGCATTTTTCAGATCCTCTAAGCAAACAGTCAAGAGATCTCTATTAAGCCAACTTTGGTGGGAGAGCCTCACCAATACAACCTTCACTCATATATCcgctttctctttaaaagggtaGGAAATATAGAAATGGATCCAATAAGGAAGAGCACAGACAAAGTTTTGAAATCATATAGATCCTTAACTGACTTGAGATCCCCAAGAGCAAGGCCAGCCTGATGTTGGGAAAGAGAAGCAACATGATTAGCAAGATGATGCTAATTATccaaataacaattttatcagCATCATTTTCATGAACGTTGCTAGTAGGCCCTATACAAATAACTTTTTTCCACCACCATGTGATCACTATTTATCCAAATTTCTACAATGTGAACTAATAATGATATGTAGCAAAAGGTTCCTTGCAAATTACCAAACGGTGCAATATTGATGAATATATGTCGCAGTTCAAATATAATATTCCagaaatgatctgaaaacaagCAACACAAATGTTTGGAAGGGCAAGCAATCACTAAAGCAAGAACATGAATTGAGTCACAGACTTCAAAGAGAAACCACAAAATAAGCCACCTTAGTTTGATTAACCAGGGAATAAGTAGAAAAACTTACCTTGACAGTGATATATGAAGCAGGAATAAGACCTAGTAAAGtagccaaaaagaaaatatgaaatggtATGTCCACTATTGGAGATGCCAAATTGATAAAAAGATTGGGCAACGTTGGAGTTACTCTCAAGAAGAGCATGTAATTCAGCAGTTTTTCCTTTCGCTTAGCAATCTGAATTCCAAAAGAGTTAAAGGTATTACAGAAATGTGgaatataatgaaaaacaaacatatgaaGATTGTAGTAAGATTGTTAATTCCCAACACATTATAAGAATAGTACCTCTGCCtgaaaaaatctcattttttcaGGCCACAACCAATTAACTAGAGGCCTGCCAATCAACTTAGACAAGAAAAAGCAGGAAGACGCTCCAGCTGTGGCATTGAAGACAACTAAAAAGAGTCCCCTAACAATGCCAAAAAGAGCTCCAGCTAGTAATGACATGAAAATTGTTCCAGGAATCATGAAGGTCTGCATGAAGATATAAGTAGAGCAGTAGCCCAGAATGAACTGTGCTGGATATTCACTCACATATGTTGCAAGATTGTCTCTGAAGCAAATAAAGAGCAATGTATTCAGTGAAAATATTACACAGTCAGAATAAGGATATATAGAAAGTAATTGACAGGAATGCTTAGCCACTAAACAgttcattttggtttttaacACAACTTAGCACGAGGAACTGACTTCCAAACATGCATGGCAAACAATTAGAAGATCAAAACCAACACATACACAGATTGTACATTACAAATCTAAGCAATTTATATAGACTAATAAGGCTGAAATTGATAATCTAACTCGGCGCTCCATTTCTGAGACAAAGTCAAATAATCTACAAAAAACACTTAATCTGCCATAAAATTTTCATCAATCTCTTGAACAAAGAATGTTCATCCCATTCCAATGATCACAACCGTAATCTAGCATGAAAGAACTTAAATCCCATTTCTGAGTTTCACCACAAACAAACATCAAAACCCTTTCACTTTTAGGTTTTCAAGCTTGATAACAATTACACATGAAGAAGCAAATTAAATCTATCAATGCAACATCTCCTTACACTTAGAAACAACTTCCAGAATTCAACAACCCCCGTACCTCAATAAATTAACCAACAAAACCAAGGTATTTTAATTAGGAAAACTGCTTCCATCAATATTTAGCTGACTTTTTAGCATCAAATCCTTATGATTCACAAACACCAATCAATAGAACCCGAAAACATCCTAAGCCATTTCAAATAATCTATCCATACACACTACCCAATAAcccaaaaaccaaacaaattaaaacccatcaaaatttgagcattaaaaaaagaacccagaaaattgaaattaaaaaaagtagaaaaagagGGCGGCATACTTGAGCAAGCGAAGATCTGAAATAGAACGAGGCAACTTGAGCTTGCCATAATCAGCAGCAGGCATTGTCAAGTAGATACAAAACAAACCAGTTGAAAAGACTAAAAAGACCCCAAGAGCAGCAGCTAATTCCCATCTTGTCAATGGAAATCTCTCAAATTTAGACCTTTTAGCAGAGGGTGAATCGTCCTCTTTAGCTTTCTCTTCATCTCTCATCGTTAACACCTTCCCTCTCTCGTTTCCTGCTGCTATTTCAACTACTAGATTCCTTGCTGATGCCATAAATCTAAattaccaaaaaagaaaaaaaaaatgaaaatttgtgGGTTTTCGGTGGAATAATTTTGACGTTTATTAGCTTGTGATGTCATCGTTTTGAATTGAACCCATTTTGATCTGGGGCAAAAAAATCATGGGGTTTTGAAGAAAGATTTGAGCTGGGTTGgaatttcaaagaaattttagattttgaattctGGGTTTTAATTTCGGAATCATAAAAATATAGCCCTAGAGAGACAAACAAGGATAGagggaatgaaattgagattgcaaTGGCAATGCGTTTCTTTTCGGTGTTTTCAAGAGAGAATAGAAAAGAACTCAAAAGGAATGGAAGGAAagattgaattttatgttatatttaaatagtaattaatttgGTATTAAAGAGGTGTGTGAGAGTAGGTAAATAATGGTGGGGTTAGTTTCTTGGAATtacaaatcataaatcatacgctgtgtgctttttttttgttttaatggtgtttttgaaaaatcatttattttaaatataattttatttgatattttttaattatttataaaaaaaattttattataattttaaataaaaaacattttaaaaaataatttttcttacgCTATTAAATAGAATATTAGAATACAAGTCAAGGTAAACGATGCATTTTGTCAATAAACTCttgcttttctttattattttatatgatttttgtttttatatataattttacatgGAATTTCTTCTTGcctttttgtttagtttacatATCATGTgttgactaaaaaataatgtgaaattataaaaaataaaccgaaaaaattcttttttttcccaagaTTTTTATCCAATGAATAACTAACTGATTGATATTAATTAGAGCTAAGCAAAAAACCTGAAATActgaaaaaactagaaaaaaattatcgaaaaaaccgaatcgtaaaaaaaaccaattaaaccgattaaaattttaaaaaaaccaaccagttcggttttagttttataagcctgaaaccgaaaaaactgaacAGAACCCAAAcccgaaaaaaaccgagccaaaccggtttgaactggtATATTTGAGGGATCATGACATGTTACTAGACGATGCACATGGTTTTCaactataaattaatcaattgttgaatttataataaattaaattgtttaatttatttagttctaTTTAATAAGAATTATCATTTGTATGTGGTTCAACATATTAGGAACTTAATGAGTCATACACATTAAGAATCATTAGTCAAAAATTAAACtcgaatgatttaattaagtatgatttaattaaaatatattttagaaattaaggactaaaatataattaatataaggattatatttctaaacctagaaaaattaagtaaggacttgattgagttaatttctaaaattatcctaaattaatatatgaatattattcacggagcaaattgatattttgccaatttatagggtttttggGATATCTCTCTAAATAGAAAGCTATACCTCTTATTTTTAGGGGTTGTCTATTAAACAGAAAAACTATATGGTTTTTACATTTGTAAATGCAtgcataaactaaaaaaaagtagaagatTAGTTGAAGACAAAATAGACTCACGACATAGTAATGAAGAAAGAGTTGCTGCATTAGCTGTAGAAACTAGTTATGCATTAGTTATAGGAactagttattttgttttgcctAATTGGCtgatattagaattttataattgttatttagttctagtattttaagatattatttccatcttatttagtattaaatgaatttaaatttattattgaggacaaatgttgtttttttaattatttataataataatgtttttacagATCCAGTAATTATACAAATGGTTTATATATACCTGAATTTAAAATACTCAGgttcaatataaattataataaaattgaaatacataTTGGAATAAGTATTAAGAAACTTCGATTAGATCGAGGTGGTTAATATTTGA
Coding sequences within it:
- the LOC133670070 gene encoding subtilisin-like protease SBT3.6; amino-acid sequence: MHRRTKFSFFSSPSLILLLLVVIFVIEMAESVPSTADSSKSVQIVYTEKPQDEEPEAYHIRTLASVLGSEDAAKEALIYSYKTAASGFSAKLTPEQVEQISKLPGVLQVVPSKTLQLHTGPGIGRLH
- the LOC133669348 gene encoding large ribosomal subunit protein bL21c-like isoform X2 — encoded protein: MATSSSTTLVALCSSLTTQCKISNAQNPPLSKSLCLSKPNSGSLSKTTQNLSSSSLIFSKRPTFFANPPKFSESEALVVEAEPEVPVSEANPEPAATQVVEVAKEEPPKREEIFAVVMVGSRQYIVIPGRWLYVQRLKGANVNDKVNLNKVLLVGTRTSAYIGKPVVTNATVHAVVEEQGLDAKKIVFKYKKKKNYRRNIGHRQCFDHGLRWIA
- the LOC133669348 gene encoding large ribosomal subunit protein bL21c-like isoform X1 — its product is MATSSSTTLVALCSSLTTQCKISNAQNPPLSKSLCLSKPNSGSLSKTTQNLSSSSLIFSKRPTFFANPPKFSESEALVVEAEPEVPVSEANPEPAATQVVEVAKEEPPKREEIFAVVMVGSRQYIVIPGRWLYVQRLKGANVNDKVNLNKVLLVGTRTSAYIGKPVVTNATVHAVVEEQGLDAKKIVFKYKKKKNYRRNIGHRQPNTRIRITGITGYQDYPVSTLDS
- the LOC133670275 gene encoding uncharacterized membrane protein At4g09580-like isoform X1 is translated as MASARNLVVEIAAGNERGKVLTMRDEEKAKEDDSPSAKRSKFERFPLTRWELAAALGVFLVFSTGLFCIYLTMPAADYGKLKLPRSISDLRLLKDNLATYVSEYPAQFILGYCSTYIFMQTFMIPGTIFMSLLAGALFGIVRGLFLVVFNATAGASSCFFLSKLIGRPLVNWLWPEKMRFFQAEIAKRKEKLLNYMLFLRVTPTLPNLFINLASPIVDIPFHIFFLATLLGLIPASYITVKIISGILYLNCDIYSSILHRLAGLALGDLKSVKDLYDFKTLSVLFLIGSISIFPTLLKRKRIYE
- the LOC133670275 gene encoding uncharacterized membrane protein At4g09580-like isoform X2, translated to MASARNLVVEIAAGNERGKVLTMRDEEKAKEDDSPSAKRSKFERFPLTRWELAAALGVFLVFSTGLFCIYLTMPAADYGKLKLPRSISDLRLLKDNLATYVSEYPAQFILGYCSTYIFMQTFMIPGTIFMSLLAGALFGIVRGLFLVVFNATAGASSCFFLSKLIGRPLVNWLWPEKMRFFQAEIAKRKEKLLNYMLFLRVTPTLPNLFINLASPIVDIPFHIFFLATLLGLIPASYITVKAGLALGDLKSVKDLYDFKTLSVLFLIGSISIFPTLLKRKRIYE